A genomic window from Streptomyces sp. NBC_00234 includes:
- a CDS encoding AI-2E family transporter, translating into MQTQKPLLPDNARRTAAWCVVVLLVAGVAAVVVWLSIVLKTAVTPVMLALLGTALLGPVHRWLIARKVSRSVAAGLTCCVLVAVVGGAGYIVVTALVDTGGQIVDSLKDAGQWIIDHFGIADGANVDDLADNAKNLVEKFGASAAGGLLSGISLLGSLATTGILTLLLTFFFLRDSDRAAKLAHTIAPRGTGDLVEAMGRRAFEAVEGFMRGTTFIALIDAVCITVGLLILRVPGAVGLGALVLVGAYIPYLGAVISGAVAVLVALVDRGLVIALWALGMVLAVQLLEGHILQPMIQSRTVQMHPAMIMIALTAGASVAGVLGMLLAVPLCAAVFGVIGELRQGYGHPEPEEGPPGG; encoded by the coding sequence GTGCAGACCCAGAAGCCCCTCCTGCCCGACAATGCGCGCCGTACGGCCGCCTGGTGCGTCGTCGTCCTCCTCGTCGCCGGTGTCGCCGCAGTGGTCGTCTGGCTGTCCATCGTGCTCAAGACGGCCGTCACGCCGGTCATGCTCGCGCTGCTGGGTACGGCGCTGCTCGGCCCCGTCCACCGCTGGCTGATCGCCCGCAAGGTGAGCCGTTCCGTGGCCGCCGGACTCACCTGCTGTGTGCTCGTCGCCGTGGTCGGTGGCGCCGGGTACATCGTCGTCACGGCCCTCGTCGACACCGGCGGCCAGATCGTGGACTCGCTCAAGGACGCGGGCCAGTGGATCATCGACCACTTCGGTATCGCGGACGGCGCGAACGTGGACGACCTCGCCGACAACGCCAAGAACCTCGTCGAGAAGTTCGGGGCCAGCGCAGCCGGCGGCCTGCTCAGCGGGATCAGCCTGCTCGGCTCCCTCGCCACGACCGGCATCCTGACCCTGCTGCTCACCTTCTTCTTCCTGCGCGACTCCGACCGGGCCGCGAAACTCGCCCACACCATCGCCCCGCGCGGTACGGGCGACCTGGTGGAGGCCATGGGGCGGCGGGCCTTCGAGGCCGTCGAGGGGTTCATGCGGGGCACCACGTTCATCGCGCTGATCGACGCCGTGTGCATCACGGTGGGGCTGCTGATCCTCCGCGTGCCCGGGGCGGTGGGCCTGGGGGCGCTGGTCCTCGTCGGCGCCTACATCCCGTATCTCGGCGCGGTCATCTCCGGCGCCGTCGCCGTCCTGGTCGCGCTCGTCGACCGCGGGCTCGTCATCGCCCTCTGGGCCCTGGGGATGGTGCTGGCGGTCCAGTTGCTGGAGGGCCACATCCTTCAGCCGATGATCCAGAGCCGTACGGTCCAGATGCACCCCGCCATGATCATGATCGCCCTGACCGCGGGTGCCAGCGTCGCGGGCGTCCTGGGCATGCTGCTCGCCGTACCGCTGTGCGCGGCGGTGTTCGGAGTGATCGGGGAGCTCCGGCAGGGCTACGGCCACCCGGAGCCCGAAGAGGGCCCGCCCGGCGGCTGA
- a CDS encoding pirin family protein has translation MPAVTVENPLSLPKVAAAGDAVARPVLAVTTAPTGFEGEGFPVRRAFAGINYKHLDPFIMMDQMGEVEYAAGEPKGTPWHPHRGFETVTYLIDGTFVHQDSNGGGGTIENGDTQWMTAGSGLLHIEAPPESLVMSGGLFHGLQLWVNLPKSDKMMAPRYQDIRGGQVQLLASPDGGALLRVIAGELDGHEGPGITHTPITMVHATVRPGAEVTLPWREDFNGLAYVLAGRGTVGTERRPVHKGQTAVFGSGSSLTVRADEAQDGNTPDLEVVLLGGRPIREPMAHYGPFVMNTQAELKQAFEDFQAGRLGTVPAVHGM, from the coding sequence ATGCCCGCAGTGACCGTCGAAAACCCGCTGAGCCTGCCCAAGGTCGCGGCTGCGGGTGACGCCGTGGCACGTCCCGTGCTGGCCGTCACCACCGCGCCCACCGGTTTCGAGGGGGAGGGCTTCCCGGTGCGCCGCGCGTTCGCGGGCATCAACTACAAGCACCTCGACCCGTTCATCATGATGGACCAGATGGGTGAGGTGGAGTACGCGGCCGGTGAGCCGAAGGGGACTCCCTGGCACCCGCACCGCGGCTTCGAGACCGTCACCTATCTGATCGACGGCACCTTCGTCCACCAGGACAGCAACGGTGGCGGCGGCACCATCGAGAACGGTGACACCCAGTGGATGACAGCCGGCTCCGGGCTGCTGCACATCGAGGCCCCGCCGGAGTCCCTGGTCATGTCGGGCGGGCTCTTCCACGGCCTCCAGCTGTGGGTGAACCTCCCCAAGTCCGACAAGATGATGGCCCCCCGCTACCAGGACATCCGCGGCGGCCAGGTCCAGCTCCTCGCGTCCCCGGACGGCGGCGCGCTGCTCCGCGTCATCGCCGGTGAGCTCGACGGGCACGAGGGCCCCGGAATCACCCACACCCCGATCACGATGGTCCACGCCACCGTCCGCCCCGGCGCCGAGGTGACCCTGCCGTGGCGCGAGGACTTCAACGGACTCGCGTACGTGCTGGCCGGACGCGGCACGGTCGGTACGGAGCGCAGGCCCGTCCACAAGGGACAGACCGCCGTCTTCGGCAGCGGCTCCTCGCTGACCGTCCGCGCGGACGAGGCGCAGGACGGCAACACTCCCGACCTGGAGGTCGTCCTGCTCGGCGGCCGTCCGATCCGTGAGCCGATGGCGCACTACGGACCGTTCGTGATGAACACCCAGGCCGAACTGAAGCAGGCGTTCGAGGACTTCCAGGCCGGCCGGCTCGGCACCGTGCCCGCCGTCCACGGAATGTGA
- a CDS encoding SseB family protein: protein MYGYDQTPGAQQQMGGGYGEQPLYPEPSPPSLADAVRAFTTGSLAAEDFQQIFATSKVYCPRGDNPGFLALHNTQQPVIPMFTTLKELRLYAGKESKYFVITGAEVIDLLPTGYGFVLDMEGDHRMVFDAKAVEQMVDFAMRRMYG from the coding sequence ATGTACGGCTATGACCAGACCCCGGGCGCGCAGCAGCAGATGGGCGGCGGCTACGGCGAGCAGCCGCTGTATCCCGAACCCTCGCCGCCGTCCCTGGCGGACGCGGTCCGGGCCTTCACCACGGGCTCGCTGGCCGCGGAGGACTTCCAGCAGATCTTCGCGACCTCGAAGGTCTACTGCCCGCGCGGCGACAATCCGGGCTTCCTGGCCCTGCACAACACCCAGCAGCCGGTGATTCCCATGTTCACCACGCTCAAGGAGCTGCGGCTGTACGCGGGCAAGGAGTCCAAGTACTTCGTGATCACCGGGGCCGAGGTGATCGACCTGCTGCCCACCGGCTACGGCTTCGTCCTCGACATGGAGGGCGATCACCGCATGGTCTTCGACGCCAAGGCCGTGGAGCAGATGGTCGACTTCGCGATGCGCCGCATGTACGGCTGA
- a CDS encoding acyl-CoA dehydrogenase, translated as MGHYKSNLRDIEFNLFEVLGRDKVYGTGTFAEMDVDTAKTILDEVTRLAENELADSFADADRNPPVFDPETNTAPVPDTFKKSYQAFMDSEYWRLGLPEEIGGTTSPRSLIWGYAELLLGANPAVWMYSSGPAFAGILFDEGNEAQKKIAEIAVEKQWGSTMVLTEPDAGSDVGAGRTKAVEQEDGSWHIEGVKRFITSGEHDMSENIIHYVLARPEGAGPGTKGLSLFMVPKFHFDWTTGELAERNGVYATNVEHKMGLKASNTCEMTFGDQHPAKGWLIGDKHDGIRQMFRIIEFARMMVGTKAIATLSTGYLNALEYAKERVQGTDLSQFMDKTAPKVTITHHPDVRRSLMTQKAYAEGMRSLVLYTASVQDAIQEKEDAGEDAKALHGLNDLLLPIVKGYGSEKSYEQLAQSLQTFGGSGYLQEYPVEQYIRDAKIDTLYEGTTAIQGQDFFFRKIVRDQGASLNTLSEEIKKFLAENHGNEELSASVDSLAKAAVDLEAIVGTMITDLTATGEDVKNIYKVGLNTTRLLMASGDVVVGYLLLKGAAVAAEKLPTASAKDVAFYQGKIAAAKFFAANILPGVGAERALAESVDNSLMELDEAAF; from the coding sequence ATGGGGCACTACAAGTCGAATCTCCGCGACATCGAGTTCAACCTCTTCGAGGTCCTCGGGCGCGACAAGGTGTACGGCACCGGCACGTTCGCCGAGATGGACGTCGACACCGCGAAGACCATCCTCGACGAGGTCACCCGCCTCGCGGAGAACGAGCTCGCCGACTCCTTCGCCGACGCCGACCGCAACCCGCCGGTGTTCGACCCGGAGACCAACACCGCGCCGGTCCCGGACACCTTCAAGAAGTCGTACCAGGCGTTCATGGACTCCGAGTACTGGCGGCTGGGCCTGCCCGAGGAGATCGGCGGCACCACCTCGCCGCGCTCCCTGATCTGGGGCTACGCGGAGCTGCTGCTCGGCGCGAACCCGGCCGTGTGGATGTACTCCTCCGGCCCGGCCTTCGCCGGCATCCTCTTCGACGAGGGCAACGAGGCGCAGAAGAAGATCGCGGAGATCGCCGTCGAGAAGCAGTGGGGCTCGACGATGGTGCTGACCGAGCCCGACGCGGGTTCGGACGTCGGCGCCGGCCGCACGAAGGCCGTCGAGCAGGAGGACGGCTCCTGGCACATCGAGGGTGTGAAGCGCTTCATCACCTCGGGCGAGCACGACATGTCCGAGAACATCATCCACTACGTGCTGGCACGCCCCGAGGGCGCGGGACCGGGCACCAAGGGCCTGTCGCTCTTCATGGTCCCGAAGTTCCACTTCGACTGGACGACGGGCGAGCTGGCCGAGCGCAACGGCGTGTACGCGACGAACGTCGAGCACAAGATGGGCCTCAAGGCGTCCAACACCTGCGAGATGACCTTCGGCGACCAGCACCCCGCCAAGGGCTGGCTGATCGGTGACAAGCACGACGGCATCCGCCAGATGTTCCGCATCATCGAGTTCGCCCGCATGATGGTCGGCACGAAGGCCATCGCGACCCTGTCGACGGGCTACCTGAACGCGCTGGAGTACGCCAAGGAGCGCGTCCAGGGCACCGACCTGTCGCAGTTCATGGACAAGACGGCCCCCAAGGTCACCATCACGCACCACCCCGACGTGCGCCGCTCGCTCATGACACAGAAGGCGTACGCCGAGGGCATGCGCTCCCTCGTGCTGTACACCGCCTCCGTCCAGGACGCGATCCAGGAGAAGGAGGACGCGGGCGAGGACGCGAAGGCGCTGCACGGCCTCAACGACCTGCTGCTCCCGATCGTGAAGGGCTACGGCTCCGAGAAGTCGTACGAGCAGCTGGCGCAGTCGCTCCAGACCTTCGGTGGCTCCGGTTACCTCCAGGAGTACCCGGTCGAGCAGTACATCCGTGACGCCAAGATCGACACCCTGTACGAGGGCACGACGGCCATCCAGGGCCAGGACTTCTTCTTCCGGAAGATCGTCCGCGACCAGGGCGCCTCGCTGAACACGCTCTCCGAGGAGATCAAGAAGTTCCTCGCCGAGAACCACGGCAACGAGGAGCTCAGCGCCTCGGTGGACTCCCTCGCCAAGGCGGCCGTGGACCTTGAGGCGATCGTCGGCACGATGATCACCGACCTCACCGCGACCGGCGAGGACGTCAAGAACATCTACAAGGTGGGCCTCAACACCACCCGCCTGCTGATGGCGTCCGGCGATGTCGTCGTCGGATACCTGCTGCTCAAGGGCGCGGCCGTGGCCGCCGAGAAGCTGCCGACCGCCTCCGCGAAGGACGTCGCCTTCTACCAGGGCAAGATCGCCGCCGCGAAGTTCTTCGCCGCGAACATCCTGCCGGGCGTCGGCGCCGAGCGCGCGCTCGCGGAGTCCGTCGACAACTCGCTCATGGAGCTGGACGAGGCCGCGTTCTAG
- a CDS encoding M18 family aminopeptidase → MSSPLRFDRGHTDDLMAFLMASPSPYHAVASAAARLEKAGFRQVEETAAWDASTGGKYVLRGGAIIAWYVPEGAEAHTPFRIAGAHTDSPNLRVKPLPDTGSYGWRQVAVEIYGGTLLNTWLDRDLGLAGRLSLRDGTHRLVNIDRALLRVPQLAVHLDRSANTDGLKLDRQKHMQPIWGLGDVEEGDLIRFVAEEAGVDAEDVTGWDLMPHAIEPPSYLGRDEELLAGPRMDNLLSVHAATAALAAVAGLPDAEIPYIPVLAAFDHEENGSQSDTGADGPLLGTVLERSVFARGGSLEDRARAFAGTVCLSSDTGHAVHPNYAERHDPTHHPVANGGPILKVNVNMRYATDGSGRAVFAAACEKAGVPWQTFVSNNAMPCGTTIGPITAARHGIQTVDVGVAILSMHSARELCGADDPYLLANALAAFLAG, encoded by the coding sequence ATGAGTTCTCCCCTCCGCTTCGACCGCGGGCACACCGACGACCTGATGGCATTCCTGATGGCCAGCCCCTCCCCGTACCACGCGGTGGCCTCCGCCGCCGCGCGCCTGGAGAAGGCCGGTTTCCGGCAGGTCGAGGAGACCGCTGCCTGGGACGCCTCCACCGGCGGGAAGTACGTGCTGCGGGGCGGGGCGATCATCGCCTGGTACGTACCGGAGGGCGCCGAGGCGCACACCCCGTTCCGGATCGCCGGGGCGCACACCGACTCGCCGAACCTGCGCGTCAAGCCGCTGCCCGACACCGGTTCGTACGGCTGGCGCCAGGTCGCCGTCGAGATCTACGGCGGGACGCTCCTCAACACCTGGCTCGACCGGGACCTGGGCCTCGCCGGCCGGCTCTCCCTGCGGGACGGCACGCACCGGCTGGTCAACATCGACCGGGCCCTGCTGCGCGTACCGCAGCTGGCCGTCCACCTGGACCGCTCGGCCAACACGGACGGTCTCAAGCTCGACCGGCAGAAGCACATGCAGCCGATCTGGGGGCTCGGGGACGTCGAGGAGGGCGACCTGATCCGGTTCGTCGCCGAGGAGGCGGGCGTCGACGCCGAGGACGTGACCGGCTGGGACCTGATGCCGCACGCCATCGAACCGCCCTCCTACCTGGGCCGGGACGAGGAGCTGCTGGCCGGCCCCCGGATGGACAACCTGCTTTCCGTGCACGCCGCGACCGCCGCGCTCGCCGCCGTCGCCGGGCTGCCGGACGCCGAGATCCCGTACATCCCCGTGCTCGCCGCCTTCGACCACGAGGAGAACGGCTCGCAGTCCGACACCGGCGCCGACGGCCCGCTGCTCGGCACGGTCCTGGAGCGCTCCGTCTTCGCCCGCGGAGGCAGCCTCGAAGACCGTGCCCGGGCCTTCGCCGGCACCGTCTGTCTCTCCTCCGACACCGGGCACGCGGTGCACCCGAACTACGCGGAGCGCCACGACCCGACGCACCACCCGGTCGCCAACGGCGGACCGATCCTCAAGGTCAACGTCAATATGCGGTACGCGACCGACGGCAGCGGCCGGGCCGTGTTCGCGGCGGCGTGCGAGAAGGCCGGCGTGCCGTGGCAGACGTTCGTCTCCAACAACGCGATGCCGTGCGGCACGACGATCGGCCCGATCACTGCGGCCCGCCACGGCATCCAGACCGTCGACGTCGGCGTCGCGATCCTGTCGATGCACAGCGCCCGTGAGCTGTGCGGCGCCGACGACCCGTATCTGCTGGCGAACGCGCTCGCGGCGTTCCTGGCTGGCTGA
- a CDS encoding GlxA family transcriptional regulator: protein MSTVERLVVIVVFGGVDLLDVTGPPEVFSLARRETDEAAGYEVVLAAETMDPVTTAAGVRILPDVTFDALSTRSIDTLVVPGAVEVDGGGRVHPLVDPAVVSRVRQLAGRTRRVTSVCVGAHLLAAAGLLDGRRATTHWSTAQQLAADHPEVEVDADPIFVREGDVWTGAGISACLDLSLALVADDLGEAVALRVARQLVMYLKRPGGQSQFSVPLEQVSTTRRIEDLRHHVLRNIGEPLTVADLAAYAHISDRQLTRIFKNELGTTPHAYIESVRVERARIQLETTDATLERTASACGFGTVDTLVRAFRRRLDTTPTEYRRRFRTGPA, encoded by the coding sequence GTGAGCACCGTCGAACGACTGGTCGTCATCGTCGTCTTCGGAGGCGTCGACCTGCTGGACGTCACCGGACCGCCCGAGGTGTTCTCCCTCGCGCGGCGCGAGACGGACGAAGCGGCGGGCTACGAGGTGGTCCTCGCCGCCGAGACCATGGACCCGGTCACCACGGCCGCCGGGGTCCGCATCCTCCCCGACGTCACCTTCGACGCACTGTCCACGAGGAGCATCGACACCCTCGTGGTGCCCGGCGCGGTGGAGGTCGACGGCGGTGGCCGCGTGCACCCGCTCGTCGACCCCGCGGTGGTGAGCCGGGTGCGACAGCTCGCCGGGCGGACGCGACGGGTCACCTCCGTCTGCGTCGGGGCGCACCTCCTCGCCGCCGCCGGACTCCTCGACGGCAGGCGTGCCACCACCCACTGGTCGACCGCGCAGCAGCTCGCCGCCGACCATCCGGAGGTCGAGGTCGACGCCGACCCGATCTTCGTCCGCGAAGGGGACGTGTGGACCGGCGCGGGGATCAGTGCCTGCCTCGACCTGTCGCTCGCCCTCGTCGCCGACGACCTCGGCGAGGCCGTCGCGCTGCGGGTCGCCCGGCAGCTCGTGATGTACCTCAAGCGGCCCGGCGGGCAGAGCCAGTTCAGCGTTCCGCTGGAACAGGTCTCCACGACCCGGCGCATCGAGGATCTCCGCCACCACGTCCTGCGCAACATCGGCGAACCGCTCACCGTGGCGGACCTCGCCGCGTACGCCCACATCAGCGACCGGCAGCTCACCCGGATCTTCAAGAACGAGCTCGGCACGACCCCGCACGCCTACATCGAGTCGGTCCGTGTGGAGAGGGCGCGCATCCAGCTCGAAACCACCGACGCCACGCTCGAACGTACGGCGTCCGCCTGCGGGTTCGGCACCGTCGACACCCTCGTCAGGGCCTTCCGCCGAAGGCTCGACACCACCCCGACCGAGTACCGGCGCCGGTTCAGGACCGGCCCGGCATGA
- a CDS encoding isochorismatase family protein, whose protein sequence is MPRTTLRRLNGFDDTPPKLADSTLVLIDYQNTYTTGVMELDGWQAALDAAAHLLARARREGAKVIHVINDGGEGTPYDIRAEIGRIHPSVAPADGEPVVVKQAPNAFVGTDLDRHVDAAGRNDLVIAGFMTHMCVAFTAQGAFLRGNRPTVVADASATRALPVLGTELDARQVHSGALATIADLYGVVVPSQKEIG, encoded by the coding sequence ATGCCCCGGACGACCCTGCGCAGGCTCAACGGCTTCGACGACACCCCTCCGAAGCTCGCCGACTCGACCCTGGTCCTCATCGACTACCAGAACACCTACACCACCGGCGTGATGGAACTGGACGGCTGGCAGGCCGCCCTCGACGCCGCCGCCCACCTGCTGGCACGGGCCCGCCGGGAGGGCGCGAAGGTCATCCACGTCATCAACGACGGTGGCGAAGGCACCCCGTACGACATCCGGGCCGAGATCGGCCGGATCCACCCGAGCGTCGCCCCGGCCGACGGCGAGCCCGTCGTCGTCAAGCAGGCCCCGAACGCCTTCGTCGGCACCGACCTGGACCGACACGTCGACGCCGCGGGCAGGAACGACCTGGTCATCGCCGGGTTCATGACGCACATGTGCGTGGCGTTCACCGCCCAGGGCGCCTTCCTGCGGGGCAACCGGCCCACCGTCGTGGCCGACGCCAGTGCCACCCGCGCACTGCCGGTCCTCGGCACCGAACTGGACGCCCGCCAGGTCCACTCCGGCGCCCTCGCCACCATCGCCGATCTCTACGGGGTCGTCGTGCCGTCGCAGAAGGAGATCGGCTGA
- a CDS encoding DUF6458 family protein, translating to MGLGGCIILIGAGAVLAFATDWKMDTVNVSLVGWIMMIVGLIGVFAYASIARRRRMVVPPTTVVSEDERRYP from the coding sequence ATGGGACTCGGAGGGTGCATCATCCTCATCGGCGCCGGGGCGGTACTCGCCTTCGCCACCGACTGGAAAATGGACACCGTCAACGTCAGCCTGGTCGGCTGGATCATGATGATCGTCGGCCTCATCGGGGTCTTCGCCTACGCGAGCATCGCGCGCCGCCGCCGCATGGTCGTACCCCCCACCACCGTCGTCTCGGAGGACGAGCGCCGCTACCCGTGA